A single region of the Opitutus sp. genome encodes:
- a CDS encoding phage major capsid protein, with amino-acid sequence MTRFLSLTLLAGLVATVGSLSAQEAASPEARLRETLRATTLQLRTAQNDLSAAQAARDALASEKTAVEAELAKLQKQLVADRLDNDKTIAGQKAVAAAQAADLSATRAELEKTRASLAKVVDYARKTETERNALTSRVAQLETQGEDQISRNIALYELSNEILNRYAKFGLGQAIIAREPFIGTTRVKLENQVQDYGDRIRAMRIKTAAVAPVETTANP; translated from the coding sequence ATGACACGTTTCCTTTCACTCACCTTGTTGGCCGGGCTTGTGGCCACGGTTGGCAGCCTCAGCGCTCAAGAAGCCGCCTCACCCGAGGCCCGCCTGCGCGAGACGCTCCGCGCCACCACGCTGCAACTGCGCACCGCCCAGAACGACCTCTCCGCCGCGCAAGCCGCCCGCGATGCCCTCGCCAGCGAAAAAACTGCGGTCGAAGCGGAGTTGGCTAAACTCCAAAAGCAGCTCGTCGCCGATCGCCTCGATAACGACAAAACCATCGCGGGTCAAAAAGCTGTCGCCGCCGCCCAGGCTGCGGATCTCAGCGCCACCCGCGCCGAGCTGGAAAAGACCCGCGCCTCCCTCGCCAAGGTCGTTGACTATGCCCGCAAAACCGAGACCGAGCGCAACGCGCTGACCTCCCGGGTCGCACAGTTGGAAACTCAAGGAGAGGACCAGATCAGCCGTAACATCGCCTTGTACGAGTTGAGCAACGAGATCCTGAACCGCTACGCCAAGTTCGGGCTCGGCCAGGCCATCATCGCCCGCGAGCCGTTCATCGGCACCACGCGCGTGAAATTGGAAAACCAGGTGCAGGACTACGGTGATAGGATCCGCGCCATGCGTATCAAGACGGCCGCCGTCGCTCCCGTGGAAACCACCGCCAATCCGTAA
- a CDS encoding putative porin, producing MSASLKNKRRRSVASLAAVCCTLAATAALHGQTAESQPAPLPGIPTAPTANVTINLIRLMVEQKLLPAEAAAKLIAQAEAEAAQASAALAAAAAPKPAPAASELAASAPAGAPGTVRVTYIPPHVRRQMVEEVRAEVMSQAVDERWADPQALPEWATRWKFNGDIRLRYEAVAFPSGNDTSGTFLNFTSLNNGKGFQSNTSATPDELVPFLNVDQDRERPRLRARFGTDVNLEEGFTTGIRLATGESNSPISQNQTLGGGTGNFSKYSVWIDRAYLRHDATVSDTLLTTSLGRLNNPFFGTPMIWSNDLGFDGAMVQARHRASESFTHFGTAGLFPVYNTAFDLSTNQSTKTASADKWLYAVQGGTEWKINKDFEAKFGLAYYHFQNIEGKVSSPTNGEANSAGDTDGSRTLFTQKGNTMMEVRNLTAPSVSTNKQYQYYGLATPFREIALTGRLDYNHFDPIQISLIGEVVKNIALDKAEAAALDLETSNQFKGGDLGFYTAVQVGHAALAQRWDWNVSLGYRYVQTDAVVDGFADSDFGGGGTNVKGFTLGGNFALSSRVWIGARLMSSDQVDGPTYKNETLQFDINGRF from the coding sequence ATGTCCGCATCTCTTAAAAATAAACGCCGCCGCTCGGTAGCTTCTTTGGCCGCCGTCTGCTGCACGCTGGCGGCAACGGCCGCCCTGCACGGCCAGACCGCCGAATCGCAGCCCGCCCCGCTGCCGGGAATCCCGACGGCACCCACGGCCAACGTGACGATTAACCTGATCCGCCTGATGGTGGAGCAGAAGCTGTTGCCCGCCGAGGCCGCCGCGAAGTTGATCGCCCAAGCCGAGGCCGAGGCCGCGCAGGCCAGCGCCGCCCTCGCCGCCGCTGCCGCGCCCAAACCCGCCCCGGCCGCCAGCGAGCTCGCCGCGTCGGCTCCGGCGGGCGCTCCCGGCACGGTGCGTGTGACCTACATCCCGCCGCACGTGCGCCGCCAGATGGTCGAGGAAGTCCGCGCCGAAGTGATGAGCCAAGCCGTCGACGAACGCTGGGCCGACCCGCAGGCGCTGCCCGAGTGGGCCACCCGCTGGAAGTTCAACGGTGACATTCGCCTGCGTTATGAGGCCGTCGCCTTCCCCTCGGGCAACGACACCTCGGGCACTTTTTTGAACTTCACCTCGCTCAATAACGGTAAGGGATTCCAGTCCAATACCTCCGCCACCCCAGACGAGCTGGTTCCTTTTCTCAACGTGGACCAAGACCGTGAACGGCCGCGCCTGCGTGCCCGTTTCGGCACCGACGTGAACTTGGAGGAGGGTTTCACCACCGGAATCCGGCTGGCCACGGGTGAAAGCAATTCACCGATCTCCCAGAACCAAACCCTCGGCGGTGGCACCGGCAATTTCAGTAAGTACTCGGTGTGGATTGATCGCGCCTACCTGCGCCACGACGCCACGGTATCCGATACCCTGCTGACCACCTCCTTGGGCCGATTGAACAATCCGTTCTTCGGCACCCCGATGATCTGGTCCAACGACCTCGGTTTCGACGGCGCGATGGTTCAAGCGCGCCACCGGGCCAGCGAGAGCTTCACGCATTTCGGCACCGCTGGCCTGTTCCCGGTTTACAACACCGCTTTCGACCTCTCCACCAACCAGTCCACTAAAACTGCCAGTGCTGACAAGTGGCTCTACGCCGTCCAGGGCGGCACCGAGTGGAAGATCAACAAGGACTTCGAAGCCAAGTTCGGCCTCGCTTACTACCACTTCCAAAATATCGAGGGTAAAGTTTCCAGCCCGACTAACGGAGAAGCCAACAGCGCCGGTGACACCGATGGCAGTCGCACGCTCTTCACGCAAAAGGGCAATACCATGATGGAGGTGCGCAACCTCACAGCCCCTTCTGTCAGCACGAACAAGCAGTACCAGTACTACGGTCTAGCCACGCCCTTTCGCGAGATCGCCCTCACTGGGCGCCTTGACTACAACCATTTCGATCCGATCCAGATCTCGTTGATTGGCGAGGTGGTGAAAAACATCGCCTTGGATAAGGCCGAGGCAGCGGCCTTAGACTTGGAAACTTCCAATCAATTCAAAGGCGGCGATCTTGGTTTCTACACCGCAGTTCAGGTCGGCCACGCCGCCCTAGCCCAGCGCTGGGATTGGAATGTGAGCCTCGGCTACCGCTATGTGCAGACCGACGCGGTGGTGGACGGGTTTGCCGACTCCGACTTCGGCGGCGGCGGCACCAACGTCAAGGGCTTCACGCTCGGTGGTAATTTTGCACTCTCCAGCCGCGTTTGGATCGGCGCACGCCTGATGAGTTCCGACCAGGTCGATGGACCGACCTACAAAAACGAAACCCTGCAATTCGACATCAACGGCCGCTTCTAA
- a CDS encoding biopolymer transporter ExbD: protein MKADDSKSYDDINVTPMVDLYLVLLLIFIIMTTAGVQGVKVDLPRGGAAPALGGPKSKAITVNNEGKIFLDTVPVTLEQLEQNLNAHKTKSPDFPVVVRGDRGTQYQGIMDVLDVLGRVGVTQIGLATQPPK from the coding sequence ATGAAGGCCGACGACAGCAAGTCCTACGACGACATCAACGTCACCCCGATGGTGGACCTGTACCTGGTTCTCCTGCTGATCTTCATCATCATGACGACGGCGGGCGTGCAGGGCGTGAAGGTTGACCTGCCCCGGGGCGGTGCCGCGCCCGCGCTCGGCGGACCCAAGAGCAAAGCCATCACGGTGAACAACGAGGGTAAAATCTTCCTGGATACCGTGCCGGTGACGCTCGAGCAGCTCGAACAAAACCTGAACGCGCACAAGACCAAGAGCCCGGATTTCCCTGTGGTCGTGCGAGGCGACCGTGGAACTCAATACCAGGGTATCATGGACGTGCTCGACGTGCTCGGTCGCGTTGGCGTCACCCAAATCGGTCTGGCCACCCAGCCGCCCAAATAA
- a CDS encoding DUF2341 domain-containing protein, giving the protein MKSTSFTFTRRLLLGAALLLAVSPAHAWWNDDWSLRRELTVDATALAATAPAGADANDARPVLVRLHDGNFQFAQAAESGADIRFVSADEKTVLAHHIERYDSLLNEAFVWVKVPALKSGAKVSFWLYYGNAAAPTVADAKATYDEATRLVYHFGETGAPFDATRNVNNAANAGTPVVGSLIGPGYRLIGTGPVRIPVSESLKRATGEAYTWSAWIKPTAEAARAVIFSWGDRDNGFEIGLAKAVPYFEVHDGAASARSAVGAPMALGAWKHLAVVSADNVTTLLVDGVVYAKLDRAVPALTDVALLGADATGGNGLVGEIDELQISNTARSLGWVKLAAVTEAGSAESQKVFIYGAEEAAGGGGHNATLEHVMLFGDIAKNMMFDGWIAVACCCIMMVVGWVVAWKKFAYLKRTEKGTAEFLRRWKTVSSDLTVIDHGDAANVKSLGGTVADEELQELMQESPLYHIYHIGSEEIHQRIISKRGFNGLSGRSITAIKASLDAGLTREVHRLNSGLVSLTIGIAGGPYVGLMGTVVGVMITFAVIAKTGQVEVNSIAPGIASALLATVFGLLVAIPALFLYSFLNSRIKDAVSDMQIFIDEFITKMAEFYPEPDARNGAANKQESAAR; this is encoded by the coding sequence ATGAAATCGACCTCCTTCACCTTCACACGCCGTCTCCTTCTCGGTGCTGCGCTCTTGCTGGCCGTCAGCCCCGCGCACGCCTGGTGGAACGACGACTGGTCCCTGCGCCGCGAACTCACCGTGGACGCCACCGCGCTCGCCGCCACCGCTCCGGCCGGTGCCGACGCGAACGACGCCCGCCCCGTGCTGGTGCGCCTGCACGATGGCAACTTCCAGTTCGCCCAGGCCGCGGAATCCGGCGCGGACATCCGCTTCGTCTCCGCCGACGAAAAGACCGTGCTCGCCCACCACATCGAGCGCTACGACTCGTTGCTCAACGAGGCGTTTGTGTGGGTCAAAGTCCCCGCGCTCAAGTCCGGGGCCAAGGTGAGCTTCTGGCTCTATTATGGTAACGCTGCGGCTCCGACGGTCGCCGATGCGAAGGCCACCTACGACGAGGCCACGCGGCTGGTTTACCACTTCGGCGAGACCGGCGCGCCCTTCGACGCCACCCGTAACGTTAACAACGCTGCCAACGCCGGCACACCGGTCGTGGGCTCGTTGATCGGACCCGGTTACCGCCTGATCGGCACCGGCCCGGTGCGTATCCCGGTTTCAGAATCGCTCAAGCGCGCCACCGGCGAGGCTTACACCTGGAGCGCCTGGATCAAGCCGACCGCCGAGGCGGCCCGTGCGGTGATTTTTTCTTGGGGCGACCGCGACAACGGCTTCGAGATCGGGTTGGCCAAGGCCGTGCCGTACTTCGAAGTCCACGACGGCGCCGCCTCGGCCCGCAGCGCGGTGGGCGCGCCCATGGCGCTCGGTGCTTGGAAGCACCTGGCGGTCGTTTCCGCCGACAACGTGACGACGCTGTTGGTTGATGGCGTGGTTTACGCCAAGCTAGACCGCGCGGTGCCCGCGCTCACCGACGTCGCGCTGCTCGGTGCCGACGCCACGGGTGGCAACGGCTTGGTTGGCGAAATCGACGAGCTGCAGATTTCCAACACGGCCCGCAGTTTGGGGTGGGTTAAACTCGCCGCGGTGACCGAGGCGGGTTCGGCTGAGAGCCAGAAGGTGTTCATTTACGGGGCCGAGGAAGCGGCTGGCGGTGGCGGCCACAACGCCACGCTCGAACACGTCATGCTGTTCGGCGACATCGCCAAAAACATGATGTTCGACGGCTGGATTGCGGTGGCCTGCTGCTGCATCATGATGGTGGTCGGCTGGGTGGTGGCGTGGAAGAAATTCGCCTACCTCAAGCGCACCGAAAAAGGCACCGCCGAGTTCCTGCGCCGCTGGAAAACGGTTTCCTCCGACCTGACCGTGATCGACCACGGCGATGCGGCCAACGTGAAGAGCCTGGGCGGCACCGTGGCCGACGAGGAGTTGCAGGAGCTCATGCAGGAGAGCCCGCTTTACCACATTTACCACATCGGCTCGGAGGAGATCCACCAGCGCATTATCAGCAAGCGCGGGTTCAACGGCTTGTCGGGGCGGTCGATCACCGCGATCAAGGCCAGCCTCGACGCCGGTCTCACCCGCGAAGTGCACCGCCTCAACTCGGGTCTGGTGTCGCTCACGATCGGCATCGCCGGCGGGCCTTATGTCGGCCTGATGGGCACGGTGGTGGGCGTGATGATCACCTTCGCGGTCATCGCGAAAACCGGCCAGGTGGAGGTCAACTCGATCGCCCCCGGTATCGCCTCGGCGCTGCTCGCCACGGTGTTCGGCCTGCTGGTGGCCATTCCGGCGCTGTTCCTCTACAGCTTCCTCAATAGCCGCATCAAGGACGCTGTATCCGACATGCAGATCTTCATCGACGAGTTCATCACCAAGATGGCCGAGTTCTATCCGGAACCCGATGCGCGCAATGGCGCCGCTAATAAGCAGGAGAGCGCCGCGCGATGA
- a CDS encoding ShlB/FhaC/HecB family hemolysin secretion/activation protein → MSIFPSFFWPLRASACAGFVWLLAPGLLSADTAAPAASAATVRFLIQEFRVEGVHTLKSEEIEEAVYAFLGPERTADDVERARVAIEALYRAKGYQATFVQVPAQDAGNGVVAINVTEGVIAQTRVRGSRYSSPTQLKKDVPSLAEGQPLNFNHISRDLARLNQVQDRQITPEIKAGAEPGTLDVDLKVEEAKPPLAANVELNNRNSANTSSLRLNAGASYGNLWQRGHTLGFSYQTAPEQPADSKVMSGYYLFRPAGVENLTLQLLATKQESDVSTLGGSAVAGRGTTLGTRAIFALPGDESFYHTLAAGLDHKQLDQDLITGTSVSRAPVEYYAVSFNYSATWLTATGSTELTLTPTLSLRGQGSDDTDFGTRRFGASGSFAYLRGELARTQQLPFGLDLYLRGQAQVAGQPLIDSEQFSGGGLDTVRGYFESEVAGDDAVAGTIELRSPPLLPLFKATRLGDWRVHGFVDASQLVIQQPLPAQTARFNLIGAGFGTRLKLRDHFSGSLDAGWPLLDEGQTTAGDLRVNFSLGASY, encoded by the coding sequence GTGTCGATTTTTCCCTCCTTTTTCTGGCCGTTGCGCGCCTCTGCGTGCGCAGGTTTCGTCTGGCTGCTAGCGCCCGGGCTGCTGTCGGCCGATACCGCCGCTCCGGCCGCCAGCGCCGCCACCGTGCGTTTCCTTATTCAGGAATTCCGTGTCGAGGGCGTGCACACGTTAAAGTCCGAGGAGATCGAGGAAGCGGTGTATGCGTTTCTTGGTCCCGAGCGCACCGCCGACGATGTCGAGCGGGCGCGTGTTGCCATCGAGGCGCTCTACCGCGCCAAAGGTTATCAGGCCACCTTCGTGCAAGTTCCCGCGCAGGACGCGGGCAACGGCGTGGTGGCGATCAATGTCACCGAGGGTGTGATCGCGCAAACCCGGGTGCGCGGCTCGCGTTACTCTTCGCCTACCCAGCTCAAAAAGGACGTACCGTCGCTGGCCGAGGGCCAACCGCTTAACTTTAACCATATTTCCCGCGACCTCGCCCGGCTTAACCAGGTCCAAGACCGCCAAATCACCCCCGAGATCAAGGCCGGCGCCGAGCCCGGCACCCTCGACGTGGACCTGAAAGTTGAGGAGGCCAAACCCCCGCTCGCCGCCAACGTGGAGCTCAATAACCGCAACAGCGCCAACACCTCGTCGCTGCGGCTCAATGCCGGCGCCAGCTACGGCAACCTCTGGCAACGCGGCCACACGCTCGGTTTTAGCTATCAAACCGCGCCCGAGCAGCCCGCCGACTCCAAGGTCATGTCCGGCTACTACCTGTTTCGCCCGGCGGGGGTGGAAAACCTCACGCTGCAACTGCTCGCCACCAAACAGGAAAGCGACGTCTCGACGCTGGGCGGCAGTGCGGTCGCCGGTCGTGGCACGACCCTCGGCACGCGCGCCATTTTTGCGCTGCCCGGCGACGAGAGTTTTTACCACACGCTGGCGGCTGGGCTGGACCACAAGCAGCTCGACCAGGACCTGATCACCGGGACTTCGGTATCGCGTGCGCCGGTGGAGTATTACGCGGTGAGTTTTAACTACTCGGCCACCTGGCTCACGGCCACCGGCTCGACCGAACTCACGCTCACGCCGACCCTCAGCCTGCGCGGTCAAGGCAGCGACGACACCGATTTCGGCACGCGGCGCTTCGGCGCCTCCGGCAGTTTTGCCTACCTGCGCGGTGAGCTCGCCCGCACCCAACAACTTCCTTTCGGCTTAGATTTGTACCTGCGCGGTCAGGCCCAAGTGGCGGGGCAACCGTTGATCGACTCCGAGCAGTTCAGCGGTGGCGGTCTCGACACGGTGCGAGGTTATTTCGAGTCCGAAGTGGCGGGCGACGACGCGGTCGCGGGCACCATCGAGCTGCGTTCGCCTCCGCTGTTGCCGCTGTTCAAGGCGACCCGTCTGGGCGACTGGCGCGTGCATGGCTTTGTCGATGCGAGCCAGTTGGTGATCCAGCAGCCGCTGCCAGCGCAAACCGCGCGCTTTAACCTCATCGGCGCGGGCTTCGGCACCCGTCTGAAATTGCGCGACCATTTCTCCGGCTCGCTCGACGCCGGCTGGCCTCTGCTCGACGAGGGGCAGACGACCGCCGGCGATCTGCGGGTGAACTTCTCCCTCGGTGCCAGCTACTGA
- a CDS encoding PEP-CTERM sorting domain-containing protein — translation MKNSLKALFLASVVTASSAFAATTTDTFAAGDILLGFFTSTGVGAGSNLMVNLGSFGQFDNNDGSTVNFSSSIVSDLNATYGSDWNTRTDIKWSVTGATFAASVDGLTRNSIFATAVSGAAPIASASDGILGTVRSNVSSIGTAFNAFDTTANSTVSVVVASSNVNSMQARLTTNNSAQFGASNQNVTTATSVSDFYALVPTTGGTAPTGLATDGDGIVFARGTNYLGTFELKASGLSFTASGASAIPEPSTFGALAGAAVLGLAATRRRPAVRA, via the coding sequence ATGAAAAATTCACTTAAGGCCTTGTTTCTCGCGTCCGTCGTCACGGCGTCGTCTGCTTTCGCCGCAACCACCACTGATACGTTCGCAGCCGGTGACATCTTGCTCGGTTTCTTCACTAGCACGGGTGTGGGTGCCGGATCCAACTTGATGGTCAACCTCGGTTCGTTCGGTCAGTTCGACAACAACGATGGTTCCACCGTAAACTTCAGCAGCAGCATCGTCTCCGACCTGAACGCCACCTATGGTAGCGACTGGAATACGCGCACGGATATCAAGTGGTCGGTAACCGGAGCTACCTTTGCTGCCTCCGTGGACGGTTTGACCCGTAATTCGATCTTTGCGACCGCCGTTTCTGGTGCCGCCCCGATCGCTTCAGCATCCGATGGTATTCTGGGCACCGTTCGCTCGAACGTATCCTCCATCGGCACCGCGTTCAACGCGTTCGACACAACGGCAAACAGCACCGTTTCGGTGGTTGTCGCCAGCTCGAACGTCAACTCCATGCAGGCGCGTTTGACGACCAACAACTCGGCCCAGTTCGGTGCGAGTAACCAAAACGTAACGACCGCCACCTCGGTGTCGGACTTTTACGCCTTGGTTCCCACCACCGGTGGCACAGCCCCCACCGGTCTCGCGACCGACGGTGACGGCATTGTCTTCGCCCGTGGTACCAACTACCTCGGTACCTTCGAGCTCAAAGCCTCCGGCCTGTCGTTCACCGCTTCCGGTGCCTCCGCCATCCCTGAGCCCTCAACCTTCGGTGCGTTGGCCGGTGCTGCCGTCCTCGGCCTTGCCGCTACCCGCCGCCGTCCGGCTGTCCGCGCCTAA
- a CDS encoding HupE/UreJ family protein, which translates to MNRLNPSRFSRLIALLATVPAIASAHPGHDGGHDLTWDFSGGFSHPIGGLDHVLAMVAVGLWAAQLGGRARWLVPATFVALLAVGAALGLQGLAPAGVEPMIAASLLVLGLMVVIAQRLPLAAGLGLTALFGAFHGFAHGAEIPASSGGVSYGLGFIAATVLLHGAGLALGLLSARQSTWFTRIAGTGVAVCGAALLLR; encoded by the coding sequence ATGAACCGCCTCAACCCCTCACGCTTTTCCCGTTTAATCGCCCTGCTCGCCACCGTGCCGGCCATCGCCTCAGCACATCCAGGACACGACGGTGGCCACGACCTGACGTGGGACTTCAGCGGCGGGTTTAGCCACCCCATCGGCGGTTTGGATCACGTCTTGGCGATGGTTGCGGTTGGCCTCTGGGCTGCGCAACTCGGCGGCCGCGCCCGCTGGCTGGTGCCGGCGACGTTTGTCGCACTGCTCGCCGTGGGGGCGGCTCTCGGACTCCAGGGGCTGGCACCGGCGGGCGTTGAGCCAATGATTGCGGCTTCGCTGCTCGTTCTGGGTCTTATGGTCGTCATAGCCCAACGCCTGCCGCTCGCCGCCGGCCTCGGCCTGACCGCTCTTTTTGGTGCCTTCCACGGATTCGCCCACGGCGCCGAAATCCCCGCCTCCTCGGGTGGTGTTTCCTACGGCCTCGGTTTTATTGCCGCCACGGTGCTGTTGCACGGAGCGGGCCTGGCGCTGGGCCTGTTGAGCGCGCGCCAGTCGACTTGGTTTACGCGCATCGCCGGCACCGGTGTGGCCGTCTGCGGAGCTGCGCTGCTGCTACGCTGA
- a CDS encoding urease accessory protein UreD yields the protein MAEFHGQLSLRAEHRPDGVTAIGAQAFRAPFHVSKPYWDADTRTLLVQVVNPTAGILSGDRLESAVEVAAGAALLLTTPSASRVFRMRSGEAVSTQRFQVETGGWLEVMPEPIVPHRGSVFRQRTELAVAPGAAAFYADLLLPGRVAHGEAWEWARLLLELEVRRGDDLLLRERFDQAGEGLKALAALAGAGEGACFGNAVVIARGLDADASPAWRAELHALHGDGVWIGASQLRLGGGWSIKFVAPDGVRLRQTLAAIRRVLTPVCPHLACDARKL from the coding sequence ATGGCTGAATTTCACGGACAACTTTCCCTGCGCGCCGAGCACCGCCCCGACGGCGTTACCGCGATTGGCGCGCAGGCGTTTCGTGCGCCTTTCCATGTGAGCAAGCCCTACTGGGACGCCGACACGCGCACGTTGCTCGTTCAGGTGGTGAATCCCACCGCCGGCATCCTCTCTGGCGATCGGCTGGAGTCTGCCGTCGAGGTGGCTGCGGGGGCGGCGCTGTTGTTGACCACGCCGAGCGCGAGCCGGGTATTCCGCATGCGCAGTGGCGAGGCGGTGAGCACGCAGCGCTTTCAGGTTGAGACGGGTGGCTGGCTGGAGGTGATGCCCGAGCCAATCGTGCCGCACCGAGGCAGCGTTTTCAGGCAACGCACCGAGCTGGCGGTGGCGCCGGGCGCAGCGGCGTTTTATGCGGATCTGCTGCTGCCGGGCCGGGTGGCGCATGGCGAGGCGTGGGAGTGGGCGCGATTGCTGCTGGAGCTGGAGGTGCGACGGGGCGACGACCTGCTGTTGCGCGAACGCTTTGACCAAGCCGGTGAAGGGCTGAAGGCGTTGGCGGCGTTGGCCGGGGCAGGGGAGGGCGCGTGTTTTGGCAACGCCGTGGTGATCGCGCGGGGTTTGGATGCCGACGCCTCGCCCGCTTGGCGTGCCGAGTTACATGCGCTGCACGGCGACGGCGTCTGGATCGGGGCGAGCCAGCTCCGGCTGGGCGGCGGCTGGAGCATCAAGTTCGTCGCGCCGGACGGCGTGCGTTTGCGGCAGACCCTCGCGGCGATCCGCCGAGTGCTCACGCCCGTGTGCCCTCATTTGGCCTGCGACGCGCGCAAGCTGTGA